ATTCTGAAGATAACTCCGTCTATGAGCTCTGGCGGCGTGGCTACCAGGTGCATACACGTCACTGGACTGAGCACCATGGCAAGAAAGCATTGCTGCCATCTTATGGAACCGTTTCTTGAACTTCTGCAACAACACAAAATATGttatgatatgagatgcaaataAATAATCCACGAAAAGAACTTTTATAATATATTGGTCACACCTCCATCGTGCTCCTAAGAGTCCTCTCAGATAATCCACCACCAGGTGGATGACTCAGTGCAACATTGGCATCGTTGACGCACAGAAGCAACTCTCTGCCCTGCAATTCATGAACACACCAAACTTATGTATTTGAAAGAAGACAACATGATGCAAGTATGTTAGAATAGGTCAAACAGACTACCATTTCGTCATGCGTCGGTGCATAGTCAACGTGAGCCCCTCTGGTGTCTCTCACAGCCGTGTTGAAGGTATGATAACCTTCTgcagtctccgggtcttcagacacCAACTCCGACCACTCCTCGTGAGTCCAACCAGGCTTTAGCTTTAACCGGTAACGATCTGCATACCACACTTGATACTTCTGATATGCTGACTGATTGTGAGGTCTATTCTCTGATTGCACTAACGTGTCTCTTTGATTCCAAATTTCTATCCACGCACGGTGCTTGTTTGCCCAATCCGATATATCCTGATTGTTCCTTCGATCGAACCTACAAATGTTGCACGGGACAAAGCATTAGCAAACATAGACTTATTCAATGCTCTACTACATACTCAAGGACATGCTTGCTCACCGATGCAGAGATAGCGTTTCCTCATTGCTCTCCTCAATTGGAATACCTTGTCTTCTTCCAAATTGTCTTGCCACACGGTCTACAAAGTGCCACTCGACtgcgaagaagcatatcattgggcaCCTCGCCCGCCAAAGATGGCTATCACGAGTGCACATCTCATTAAGATCAAAGCCATGATCTTCCACATAAGGCAACCAATGTACCTGCAAAACAAAGAGATACATTGTTAGATACAAGTTTCATTCTTGACTAAATTTTGTCTCATCGAACTTCTCAATACCTGCTCAGCAGTCAAGGTGTCCAGCTCGTTCATatagcacttgtatcgcacatgcgAGCTTCCTGTGTACGCTGTCACTTGTTCCCAATAGTACGCAACCGTAGGGCGCTGATATGGATCATCATCATGCACCCCATCATGATTACCCCGTGGGTTTGGCATGTTGGGGTTCTTGAAATCGGGGCGTCCAACCGGGATCCGCTCCCACATCCACACGGATAGGCTCCAAACAAACCCATCCAATGAGGATGTATCTCCTTTCCTGCGACATGCCAAGTCAAGCTGCAATCAAACAAACATGTTAGATATGAAGGCACATGACAAATGCAAGATAAATGATTGCAAATATCTCTTACCTGACGATACAAATATGCTAGTGCGGCCGAACCCCAGCTATACTGGGTATCCCAGTTATTGAGTAGCTCCAGGAACATCCACAGGGCTGAGTTCCCGGTTGCATATGAGAAGACTACCTTGGTTAGTACATACCAAAGATAGGCCCGTGCGTACTGCTGCACAACCACGTCATTGGCACCCTCAGGGCACGGATTGGTGTCTCCTTTGACTAGTTTTAGCCAAGAATGCCTCACTCTCGCGGTATCGGCCTTGCCTTCTTGAGGGTCGTCGGGCTGAACACCAATTAAAATGCCTGTCCGTTCTCGCCAATTAACGACGCTGACACGACCGGTAACAGCTTGTCCGTCGATAGGAAGGCCGCTTATCATAGCCATGTCCTCTAGGGTCATcgtcatctccccacatggaaggTGGAACGAGTGAGTCTCTGGCCTCCAACGATCCACAAGTGCGGTCAACGCCGCGTGGTTCACTGGCGGAGCGCGTCGCTTAAACTGCAACACGAATGGGAGAAGACACAATCTCCGAATATAAGGCTCGTACCGCGGGTCGTAAGTAAAGCCATCAGCGGAatgacccctcatgcgcatagcAACTACAAGTTGCAAATAAAGTGATGTTTTGATAAATACAAGAACACAAATGAGAAATAAAGAAATTTGACAAGTCTTGCTTCTTACATTTCCATTCTCAATGGCACGAGtacgatgctccttatcccactCATCGATTAATCCGGCATACCAAGGTCCATCATCATCCGCCATCCTACAAATAAATCACAAACATCTATGAATATATGAACAATATCAAACAATAAAATTTCCTTCTCCAAGTTATGCCATATGAACACACCATTCTTCTCAAACATAACAACATCATTTCTTTCTTCTTCATATGCACACATATCATCCAGGGTACCAAATTTCACCATCAAATAAATTTCATAATCATCATCCGCCATTCTATTGAACAAATCATGTCACACACAATCATCAAATTTCATCAtctcttttgcaaaaaaaattatgccaTCTATATATTCAACTATATTGTCATACCACTTCACACATATAATATTTTTTCTAAATATATTTGCTTGCCAAAGTAGTCTTTCTCAGATTCaaacaaatattatgccatttatacaTTCAACATATAGCTAATTTACTAGCACATGCATACATCATCTATAATTCAATTTTTTCACAAACTATGTATATTGGTGGACAACTACAAACATCTACCAACTACACTACCTatcaaatcatctatcaactacAAACTATTTCCTAAAACAAAGAAACCATCTACTAATCTAACATCACCTAATGTGAAATAACGCATCCAAAATGAGAGGGGAAAACCAAAACAAATTGGAGGGAATAGGGGAGAATACCTCAAGGATGCTTGGGGGCCTCAGATCCACAAATTTGGGTGGAGGATGGAGTAGATCAAGGGGGGGTTTGGTGTGAGGGAGAAGGGGGGCGAATGAGAGAACCCCTCTGTTCGTGCACCGCCAGGGAGAAGAACAGATGGGTGGGTGGGCTCGGCCCGCGGGGGTTATCCActtaccagggccagacgccaggatcCTTGGCGTCTGgaccctttgccacgtcagcaggtcaacgggcagggggacagtgcgggccaggggccagacgccaaggttcGTGGCGTCTGCTTCGCAATCCAGACGCCAGGGATGTTGGCGTCACCTGAAAAGGTCAGAAACGATTTTTTTTCCTAAACGAGATCAAATCGTGATTTTGTTAGCCACATAGGtcagaacagtaattttgtccCCAAACCCCACCACGTCTCCTCCGCAGTCGCCTGCAACCCCCGCAGCCACCGCAAGCCCGCAACcgccctcctcctccatcctctcgCGCTCCCCTCCCACATCTCATTCACCCCTCTTCATCTCGGACCGGATCTGAGACGTGTGGGCGCGGAGGAGAGCTTCTCCGGCGGCGGCGACCTGCAGGCAaagggcgacgacggcggcgctTAATTTGATGCAGCGCCATGGATCGGCCCCTACTGAGCGACGAGGATGCTGGACTGCCACCATTCCCCCTTCACTGTGCGGTGTGTCCTACGAGTGTCACCTCATCCCACCGGCTTCCAGTGCCGTGGATCCGCCGGGATGGAGGGAAACAAGTGAGAGGGAGCAGGACAACCGGTGAATCGAGGGAGTGAAAGGAGCTCACACGGGAAGGGGCGCCTCCTCCCATGACGGCACGACCAGCGGCTCTTGCTCGACGCCACGATACACAACACAGTGGTAGGCTCGACTCCCTTTCTCCCCTCTCCCAATTTCTAAATTGTTAGATGGATTCATCTTGATCTCAGACGTTAGTTAGTGATTTTGTTCTCTCCTTTCCATCTAATGATGGATTCCTTCTTCTAAGATTAGTTAGTAACTTAAGCACCAAATACAAAGTTATTTGGACAAAGAAAAGAGCATATGGCAAAATTCTCGGAAATCCCTTGCTAGCATTTTTCTCTCTGAACTGTTGTTGGTTGATAGACCAATGACCATCACGACTTGCACTTACATGATGCATTCTGCCTATGTTTTTGGGGTGAAATTTTGCCTTCTCTTAGGTTGTGTTCTGCTAGGTATAAGTTTGGCTGCAATTTGTTTGTGCTAATGTCTGTAAGAGCTGTTGCAGTACACCTATATCCACATCGATGTAAACAAAAAACTTGGACATATATGGTACTATTTTCTACCATGGACAAAACAAATTTTCCTAGAAAGAGTTTTTGTACATTATACTTATATCTATGCTGGATGTTAATAATCTGTTTTGTGTTAGTCAAATTGTTTAAAGCCGGAGCTGGGTCAAGGAGCTGGCCTCCGCCTTCGCCATTGCCTGAGAGAAGCAACGCCGGTGTTCGGCGTTTCGTGTGCAGAGTGCGTGAGTTAGTGATTTTGTTCCATCCTTTCCATCTCATGATGTGATTCTTTCTTTTAAGATGAATTAGTAACTTTGTGTGGACGTGGCAGCACAACCTGCTGGTTGTCGTAATGCCTACCTCAAAGAGATTTAACTGGTTAGAAAATTATTTTTCTACTTGGCTGTTTTGCACATGATGAGGTATGACATGGAATGGTTGGATTTTTAGTGGTAGGTGATCCTTATGCTGGCGGTGATATCGGCCATCACTGGTATACAACAATCCGGTGACTGTCTCATGTGTGCTCCTATCCTCCCCACCTCTCCCAGATGCTTAATGTTTAGAAAACTAATGATTTGGTTATTTGATGTTCATACATAATCTAGGTTGTTCTTGAGCTCCATGGCTGGCCTTAGATTAGCAATTCGACATCGGCACACTTTACTCGAATCTATACCATAGGTGAATACCTTGTCTATTTGGTTTTTCTTCATGAATGCTAATAACTTGTATCGTGTCTACACTGATGTATGTACTCATATCTCTTTTGAATCTGTTTAAATAAGCTGCAACTATGTGCGAGAGGCTTGGTTAATGCAGGGATCATAGAAGCTTAACGCCGCAAATTAGGTGTAGTACAAATATGTCTTCTAATGTTCACAAGCACTCACCTGCGAGTATGATGTTCTCCGCCTGCTTATAACCTTCTGGTGCAGAAATAGAGCTATTGATACCCTTCATGTTAATTGTCTGCATATACACATCTTTGCTTCCTGAACCGTTTTGTTTTATGACTCAGGCCACCCCTAATGCTCAGGCTGATGCTTCTTCGCTTGATGCTGAAGAAAAGGATGAACAGATTCAGACGCCCAAATATCAAAAGGTGCTGCATCTTCTCTTATATCTTTATCTATGTACTTTATATTCGAATTGTTTGTATATACACACCTTGAAATTAAGAAACTTTGGTCGTGCATAGAGAGTTGGGccagggaagaaatcaaagcagtGACGGCTCTGCACTAGTTGTGCAGTGATCAAAAGTCTATAGGTATAGCAATGAATTCCCCTTTGATGCTCAAGTTAAATTTCTTTGTCGAAGATATGGTTGGAAGTTAtgtttttgatttgattctttAAACTACAGGCTATTTTGCATATTAATTTCTTTATATTTTCCTACTGCACATGCCTAAATCTCACGTAAGACTGAACGGTACTCTGCCATGGTTGTTTAATCTCTTTATGTTTTCCTACTGCACTCGCCTAAATCGAGCTAAACCGGCACAAACTGCAGATGGCATTCCTCGAAGCTCTACCTACATCTACAGCTGCACAAAAGCTTGGATCTTTGTAGTGTGTCTCCTCATCAGTAGAGATTACATAGTAGGTACCAGGGACACCATAATATCCTATTTTCTTACTTCAGTATTTTATTTTAGAATATATAATTATATTTCAGTAATATGCGTCTTGTTTTACTTTGTCCGCGGTAACTGTGGATGTATTCTCGGCTTTACTGTCAGTAAAAAGAAGGCATACAAAACATTAAGTTTCTGCCTTGGTTGAATGCCTCATTTAATTGTCGCATATTTATTTCAAGTTACCCAATTCTCATCGAGCTTTCCTTGTGCTTTCCATTGATAAAATAAGCAATTTAATACACAATATTTTTAATATGTGAGAAGGCTAGAGAATAAGAAAAGAGGGGTTGTCAGGTCGGACCTTTTTTGCGTCTTTGACCAGAGATGGCTGAATCCGTCAGCCGATCTTCCAAACAGTTCAGTGCAGATTCGCTGACTGGTGCAACATCTAAACCTTCGCTACTCTAGCTTCTTTTTACATTTCTTAGTATCAACAAATAAGTTAGTCACATTATATACTTAAAGATTACAGCAGTCAGCAGGTACAAAATGCTTGGCTGACTAACATAATTAGGTATGCCGCTCATCTATGTTTTAGAAATAGATAATGGTTATCTTTTCCAACGTTGGCCCACCTGGTTAATTGTGTTGTGTCTATGAAGGGTCAGTACAGTAGTTGCTTTAAAAAAGAGAGTAACGGTTTGGTTGCCAGAATGCTGGTACTGAAAAATGGTCTGTAATGGTCATCTGTGTTGTTGAGTTGGAACTTGATTCTTTTGAAGCTGGAGTAGCTAGGTTGTCTACATACATGCTGCGCACTAAATTCAGATTTCAGTATACTCTTTAGAATAGGATGGATCACTGTGTTGTCTTCAGAATTAGAGCTAGAGAGAAGGGAAGAGTTGCCACCATAGCATTTATTTGTGACTGCATGGTCCCATTGTCGATTTTCTTGATGTACTATAGCCTCTTGTTCTTGGAAGAAATAGACTGTTGTCTGTACCTCAGGTCTAACAGGGCCTGTAAGTTGGTGGGTGTACTAATTTTGACGCTTCTTGGTCGATGTTTCGGAAGAGCCATGGGCTTTTGAATATTCGCACAAGCTCTTTCGTCTATGCTATTTTCTCTCTTTAGTGTTGCTTTGATGTtaactccgcctatgtcttctaggcatagccggtcccaagcccgggtaaaggaggagggttgtgataggcttggcgagccaacgtaaaaactagccagtcccatgggtatgaaacccatttgagcgatagtagtactaggatgggtgacctcctgggaagtccttgtgaaagggtttcatatctaagggttgtgataggcttggcgagccaatgtaaaaactagccagtcctttgggtatgaaacccatttgggcgagaatagtactaggatgggtgacctcctgggaagtcctcgtgaaagggtttcatatctagcctaccccaacttgtttagGACAAAAGGCTTAGTATTGAGTGTTGCTTTGATGTTCCTTTGTCACTGTTCGATGTTCTGCCTTGGGTGGCCTCTGTCCTGGTTTACAGCTCCATATGGCTATCTATGTATACATATGTAGGTTTTGTTTGAATTGTACTCAAATAGCGCAGATGTTTCCATATTCTTGCCTCTCTTTTTAATTTGTGAGATTGTTAGATAGTTGAATATCGTAGGTCTATTGGCATTCTGTTTTTGCAGTTTGAAATGAGTATTGGTCCATTGATATTAAACTTCACAATAGGTACTGGCAGATATACTGGACATCTATTTTCTGGTGCAGGAATGACACTATTGCCCAAGTCCTCAATACATATTTTTTTATTAACAGAGAGGATTATTCACCTTTGCTGCTACAGGCGTTCAAGACCTGGCGGGGCTGGGCCAACCGGTCCTTCGTGTTCAAGATCTGGCCCTGATGAGCCCTAACAACCCGTGCTACCGGACGGGCACCTTCTTCCTGAGCCGGGTCCGGAACCAGACCAACAGGGACACACTGAGCGAGTACTCGAGGCATGCCGTCAAGTCGGAGGAGTGCAACCAGGCAGCTGCCGTGGGTGTCCAGGTTCATACTGTCAAGGTGTTCGCTCATTGCCCAGTACGAGTGGAAATGGGTAAGGACTACTACAGGTTATGTAGCTCATTGTTTTCATGGCCTTTAACTAAACACATAATTTACAGGTTGTTATTTCGTAATGTGTTTCGGGCGACATGGTGACATTGCTGCAAACGAGGAAGGAACATATGGTTGACACTGATGCATGTAATGGGTTATCCACAGTATATCTTAATTTTGAATGTGTCATGTTCTGTACGTATATGTTATAATTGAGCCTTTTGTCAGCCTCTACGTTATGTGAGTTTCCAAAATTTTTGCTTGCTGTGATCCTTCAAATTTTCTGGTTGTTAGCAATACTAAACTTTGTCATCTTCACAAAGAGTGCAGTTCCATAGTAAGGCTGGAAGCCTGGAAACGTGATATTTTTTTATGGTAGGCGGACATTTTAACTATGGAAGTGACCTCTTTTATTTGTCTATTTAACGGTCGTATGTATGAATAGTTGAAAATCGTGTCTGAATGGCGCATTTTGTTTTGGGCAATTCCTACCATGCACCTAAATGGGTTCTAAAACTTAAAGATATTAAAGAAGCGCAAAGTGTTTCAAAACACTCTGGGTTTGAATTTGGACCTTGCGCCATTTGACTATGTTATCTCAATAAGATAACAAATATGCATGCTCAAATATATATGTTTTTAAAGATAAATTATCCTTCAGTtttaaaaactagccagtcccatgggtatgagacccatttgagcgagtagtactaggatgggcgacctcttgggaagtcctcgtgaaagggtttcatgtataagggttgtgataggcttggcgagccaacgtaaaaactagccagtcctttgggtatgaaacccatttggccAAGAGTAGTATTAGGATGGGcgacctcttgggaagtcctcgtgaaagggtttcatctagcctaccccaacttgtttgagaCAAAAggcttagaagaagaagaagaagaaattatCCTTCAGTTTTCATCTTAAAGGGTTATAATTAGTATGCAAAGTGGTTGCTAAAACCAACTTCTACTAACGAAGTCaaatatttttagaatatatagGGTTTAACATGGTTGTTGCGCTTGATCAAACAAAGTTATCgaaaaatgcaaatattttcaacGAGCGCATGGTTTCAAACGGGTCTCTGCGTCATTTGACGCAACGGGTCATCTAATAATGAAATTTACAACATAGATTCACTCACTCAGGATTCTACCTTACATGGTCTACTATGGGGGAGGCGTTTTGGCTCCTGGGTGCATGTGCACCCGGATgaacaataaaataaaaaaagagtagaattgttttaaaaaatataaaaattttCATAGATGTTCGTGTTAGTGTCGCAAGCATGCTCGAAATTTTGATGCAAAACGGAGCAGCAGTGTTTCGTCGGTGAAAAGAACAAATTTGGGTGCGACATTTTGGGGTAACAACTGATGttcaatttgtttttttttgcatagGCCAAAATGCTTCACATTTTTGCCTATATTTTCAGGTAGCATTTGGATTTAACAAAGAACACAATTTTGTTGgactttttttttgacatttcaaaattcaTTTTCCACAGGTAGGAGCACGTGCTCCTGGGAGCAGAATTGCATTTCCGGTCTATCATGCTCATATTAAATTTTGTCCACATTTTTGCCTATATTTTCAGGTAGCATTTGGATTTAACAAAGAACACAATTTTGTTggaattttttttgacatttcaaaattcaTTTTCCACAGGTAGGAGCACGTGCTCCTGGGAGCCGAATTGCATTTCCGGTCAATCATGCTCATATTAAATTTTGTCCATTATACCAAATTTCAAAATACTTATCTTGTCATCACCATGATGTATGTATACAATTATACACCAATTTCTCCAGAACTTGGTCTTTTAACAGGCTAGAGAAATGCATGTAATACTTGCAGAAAAACATGATTCCCAAGGCGTCTTTTTAAAACAGTGAAGCCCCCCATGTTCATCCAGTTCCATTTATGTGGGGTGGCAGTTTCATTCATAGCTAGAGGAAATGGGAAAAATCATTTATTATCAACGGGGCAAAGGGCAATATTATACAAATGATGGACGTGCAATTGCATGCTAACCTGCTCGATATTTACTGCAATCTAAATATCTTGGCCCCAAGATAATGGAATGCATGCATAATTATATATGATGATCTAAGTAAACAGGCGGTGGCTTATCAGCAAATGACGTCTTTGCTTGCTTCTATTTATTTCTCGACGGATTCTTGAAGTCTAAGGAAGAGGGCGAGGAAGAGTACCAATGGTCTGAGGTCAGGCTGGCAATGGGGATTACCCAGGCGGGTATTGGACTCCCATCCCCTTCCCCACGACAACATTCCCATGCCCGTCCCCATCCCCATACCCATCTACGGGGATAAAAATATTCCCATCCCCATCCCCGCGGTTTTTTATACCCATGGGGAAACCCATGCacgtaatcaacaacaaccttCGATAGCATTTCAGTAGGAAAAATAGCATTTCGGCACAATAAATAATATGTTGTGGCTAGGTTAGTGTTTTCTTAGGGCTTTTTTGCCAAAGGGGTGGGATGGGAGGAAATTTGGGTGGGTAAGGGCGggtgaaaggatcaatatagttgactagagggggggggtgaataggcaactaacaaattttagctgttctttaccaatttaaactttgcatcaaagtaggttgtctagatatgtaactaggtgagcaaccaatatgatgcaacaacaacaagcacacaagcaagcaagggatacaacacaatataagcttgcacaagtaaaggtaagagataaccaagagtggagccgatgaagacgaggatgtgttactgaatttccttccctttgagagg
Above is a window of Triticum aestivum cultivar Chinese Spring chromosome 6B, IWGSC CS RefSeq v2.1, whole genome shotgun sequence DNA encoding:
- the LOC123139247 gene encoding serine/threonine-protein phosphatase 7 long form homolog, with protein sequence MADDDGPWYAGLIDEWDKEHRTRAIENGNFKRRAPPVNHAALTALVDRWRPETHSFHLPCGEMTMTLEDMAMISGLPIDGQAVTGRVSVVNWRERTGILIGVQPDDPQEGKADTARVRHSWLKLVKGDTNPCPEGANDVVVQQYARAYLWYVLTKVVFSYATGNSALWMFLELLNNWDTQYSWGSAALAYLYRQLDLACRRKGDTSSLDGFVWSLSVWMWERIPVGRPDFKNPNMPNPRGNHDGVHDDDPYQRPTVAYYWEQVTAYTGSSHVRYKCYMNELDTLTAEQVHWLPYVEDHGFDLNEMCTRDSHLWRARCPMICFFAVEWHFVDRVARQFGRRQGIPIEESNEETLSLHRFDRRNNQDISDWANKHRAWIEIWNQRDTLVQSENRPHNQSAYQKYQVWYADRYRLKLKPGWTHEEWSELVSEDPETAEGYHTFNTAVRDTRGAHVDYAPTHDEMGRELLLCVNDANVALSHPPGGGLSERTLRSTMEKFKKRFHKMAAMLSCHGAQSSDVYAPGSHAARAHRRSYLQNDEDMEEEVHEEEPAHQEEPTHQEEPTNHEEHEYDATHQEDHEYDVDAPQPSQPTQGNARSRKGKAIDKTLGKKGRKKKWNTQFHSPEYPHLLIPKGMQKYKANIEPEEEAYNEEEEESSEE